Part of the Cyanobacteria bacterium FACHB-DQ100 genome, TAAAAATTGACCATAACGATTCAGATACCGAGCAGGCGGCTCGATGTGTCCTTGTGCTTCGATCACTAACATGCGTTGAGTCGTATTGCTTTCAGGCAAAACTCGCCACATGACTCCAGTTGGAATCACCAAATAATCCCCCGGATGATAGTGCAACTGACCGTACTGGCTTTCTAGTAACCCACTCCCTTCATGAACAAAGATGACTTCATCACCGTGAGCAAATCGATACCAATACGACATTGGCTCTGTGGGTTGTGCGACTGAAATACAGACATCTCCATTTGCCATTAGAGGAATGCGGGATGAGATCGCATCTCCTTCACTCAATGCTTTCTGCGTCCGCAAATGACGATGCCGGAGTGCCCCGAACTCTTCAAACTCCAGCGAGATCGTCCGTTCTAGAAACACCTTATACACTTGCGTTGGCGGGTACAAATGATAGAGCAGCGATTGAATACCCGTAAAGCCGTGAATGCCCATCAATTCTTCGTGATAGAGCGAACCATTTGGCTCACGAAATTGGGTATGTCGCTTGTGGGGAATTGTACCGAGCTGGTAATAGTACGTCATTGCTTGATACCGTAATTTCTAACTTCTGCCTAGAGATTTCCTCGAAGGGCTTGTTCCCGTTCGATCGCCTCAAATAAAGCTTTGAAATTGCCTTCGCCAAAGCTTTGAGCACCATGACGCTCAATAATTTCAAAGAACAAAGTAGGACGATCCTCAACGGGCTGCGTAAAAATTTGTAATAGATAACCCTCCTGATCGCGATCGACTAAAATTCCGAGTTCTGCTAGACGCTCGATCGATTCATCAATCTTGCCAACTCGTGTTTCTAAATCTTGGTAGTAGGAGCTTGGGACATGCAGAAACTCAACGCCTGCCTGCTTTAATTTTGTGACCGTTTCCACAATATTGTGAGTTGAATAGGCAATATGCTGCACTCCAGCCCCTTGATGAAATTCCAAATACTCCTGAATTTGAGATTTTCCTTTCCTTAAAGCAGGTTCATTAATCGGGAGTTTTATCTTGCCAGAGCCATCTTGCACCACTTTAGACATCAACGCTGAATACTCAGTCGAAATTGCTGCGTCATCAAAGTGAACTAATAACTGAAAGCCCATTGTGTCAGCAAAAAACTTCACCCAATGTTCCATTGCACCTTGTTCAACATTGCCGACAATGTGATCAATGGTTTGAAGTCCTGCTTCATGATTGGGCGAAACTGCATGTCGAGGTTGAAACTGGGGTGCAAAAATGCCTCGATAGTTCTGTCGATCGACAAACTTGAGAATCACATCTCCGTAAATATGAATCGCTGCATATTGCAGAATTCCCGTTTCATCTTCTGCAAGAGTCGGTGGCATCGCAGCGATCGCCCCTCGCGCAGTCACTTGTTGATAAGCATCCGCTACATTAGGTACTTGTACTGCAATAACAGCGACATGATCGCCATGCTTCAGTACACTCTGAGCAATCGGATGATCAGAATTAAGCGCTGTACTTAGAACTAATCGAATTGCGCCTTGCTGCATGACATACGAAGCAACTTTGCGACTCCCTGTTTCTAAGCCTCGATACGCTGTGTTTGTGAATTTGAAGAAAGTTTCATAAAAACTTGCTGCTTGCCTTGCGTTACCAACATGGAACTCAAGGTGATCAAAACATAAAATGGGAAATAACTCAGCCATTAGGCTCCTCCTGAACAGAGGAAAGATAGTAACGCCTAAAGTAGCTAGCAACTGTAAAGAAGGAGTTGTGAAAATTTGTGAATCTAATTGCAGCTACCAAGCGGATTTGAAGCGGTGTTTAGGTTGTGGATTCCTAAGGCTTCTCAAGATCAGGTTACTAAACCAATCTGAGAAGCCATAATTAAATTATAGATTTAACTTTTCGGAGTTGCTAATCACAAGGATAGATTTAAGAGAGTGCTTAAGACATAAATCAAATCTCCTGCCCAGATTGTTAATTAAAGGAGGTGCAGCCGAGTGTTAACATCGCTCAAACAACTTCTTGCGCGGATTGTAGACTATGCTGGAATCTTTCCCCCTGCACAGCTAAGCCTACCTGAAGCAATAAATATTTACGATCGCGCTCACGCTTCTCCACATTGCTGGATGCTCGATCGCTTCGTTTTGCCTGCTACTCTCCTTCCAGAGTTCATCAAGCTTTTGCCTTCTGAAGATGCCTCTTCATCTCAGCCCTGGTCATTAAGCGTGATTGTGTCTGGAAACTGGCGATCGGAATTGGAGCAGATATATCAAGCAACTAAAAGAGACTATAAGCCTTCTATTCAGATTAGCGCCTTGGAAGTCGCCCCACTCTCGCCTGTCGAGATTCAGTCAATCAGGCTAGAAATACCTGCTGAAGTAGACACTTTTTTTGAAATTCCATTTAATGTTGACTTAGAACCCTACCTGGATATTCTGCACCAAATAGGAGCAGGTGCAAAGTTGCGAACAGGCGGTATTACTAGCAATGCGTTTCCTGATAGTACACAACTGGGACAACGCATTTTGTCCTTGGCGAAGGCTCGAATTCCCTTTAAGGCAACGGCTGGATTACATCATGCCTTACGAGGTCATTGCTTAACTCATGCCTTGAACGAAACTTCTACGACAATGCACGGTTTTTTGAATGTTGCGATCGCTTCAGCCTTTGCCTATCAACAAGCCGTCACACTTGATGAAGTTGTGGCAATCCTTGAGGAATCATCGATCGATTCATTTCAACTGAGCGATATCGAAATAGGTTGGCATGAGTTCTCCCTTCCGATATTGGCGATCGAACATTCTCGACAGCAATTCTTTCGATCGTTCGGTTCTTGTTCTTTTGAAGAACCCATTCATGAACTTTACGACTTGAAACTTTTATGACCTGCACGATTGATTCCACTCATGATCCAAATCTGCGGAGTTGGGTTAACTCCGCAAATCAAGCTGACACTGATTTCCCAATCCAGAATCTTCCTTTCGGAGTATTTCAAGAACGAGGTCGCTCTGAAACACCTCATATTGGGGTTGCAATCGGCGATCAAATTCTAGATCTAGTCGCTTGTCAAAAGCTTGGGCTACTTGAGGAACTACCAGAAGCCTTGAAAGCTGCCTGCTGTGCTTCGACCTTAAACTCATTGATGGCGCTGGGAAAAACAGCCTCATTACGCTTGCGCCATCATCTCAGTCAATTACTTCGTGTTGGACAAGCTCCCGATAGCAGAATCCTTGTTTCGATGTCAGACGCGCAATTGCTTTTGCCTGCAACGATCGGCGACTACACAGATTTCTACGCCTCTATTTTTCACGCAACCACTGTTGGTAAGCTATTTCGCCCCGACAATCCCCTATTGCCAAATTATAAATATGTCCCGATCGCTTATCACGGGCGGGCATCATCAATTGTTCCTACTGGCACTTCTATCAAACGTCCCTACGGTCAGCAGAAACAAGCAAACAGCTCAACTCCGACGTTTGCCCCTTCTCAAATGTTGGACTACGAGCTTGAAGTCGGTTGCTTTGTGGGAAGGGGGAATGAATTAGGAGACACAATCTCGATCGATCAAGCAGAAGATCACCTATTCGGCTTATGCCTCGTGAATGATTGGTCGGCACGAGACATTCAAGCTTGGGAATATCAGCCCCTTGGCCCTTTTCTGTCAAAAAGCTTTGCCACTACAATCTCTCCCTGGATTGTGACGATGGAAGCCCTTGCCCCATTTCGAGGCTCTGCATTTGCAAGGTCGGTCGATGATCCACCGATCTTGCCCTATCTCACATCATCTACAAATCAAAGCACAGGCGGTATTCAGATAAGGCTAGAAGTAATGTTGTCTTCTGCACGAATGCGTCAAGAGAAAATAGCACCTTTGCGCTTAAGCCAGAGCAAATTCCAACACATGTATTGGACAGCGGCACAAATGCTCACTCATCACGCTAGTAATGGCTGCAATCTTCGCCCTGGGGATTTATTTGCTAGCGGAACGGTTTCAGGCAATGAGGCAGGGACTCAAGGCTGCTTGTTAGAACTGACGCAACGAGGAGCACAGCCGATCGTGTTACCGAGTGGAGAAATGCGATCGTTTTTAGTAGAAGGAGATGAAGTTACGCTTCAGGGTTATTGTGAAGAGGAAGGCTATATCAAAATTGGGATGGGTAAATGTCAGGGCATTGTTGCTGGAACTTGACAGACGAATTTACTGCTGAACTCGACATCCCACTATTCCCAACACCTATTCTTTAGTCACAAATCTCTTAACAAGGTGCTGCAATTTTCGAGATCGGCAAAGGCATTACTTCGGTTGAGCTTGGCGCATCGATCGCTCTTTCTCTTTAGATAGTTAAATAAAGTACAGGAACTTGCAAGTAATACCAAATATGACTACAGATGATATGACTCAGATGTAGCATTCCGTCAGCAACGATGGCAGGCGTTTACAAGCTAGAGATTCAAGAAAGCACTGAAGAACTGAAACAACTACTGAGGGCGCAAACCACGGCGACAGGTAAAGAACGTCTCCAGGTGCTGTATCTGTTGCAAACGAAGCAAGCGAAGACCGTACAAGCGGCGGCTAGATTGATTGGGCGCAATCGTGTGACGGTTCAGGACTGGTTGCAGCACTATCGGATTGGCAGCATCGCAGCGCTGTTGATGAGCAAAAAGCGGCGTTGCATAATGGGAGTATGAATTGAGGTCATTCTCTATGCAGTGTCCTGAATGCCAGTCTACTCATATCCGTAAGAATGGAAAAAAGAAAGGTAAACAGAATCACATCTGCGTCGATTGTGGGCGGCAGTTCATCGATCACTATGATCCATCACCCGGATACTCAGAGCAGGTTAAACGTGAATGCTTGTTGATGTACACCAATGGCATGGGATCTCGAGCCATTGAACGAGTCAAAGGAGCCCATCAAACAACGATCATTCACTGGGTCAAGCAGGTCGGACAGAATCTGCCGGATGCTTATGCTCCAGACCAATCCCCTCAAGTTGGCGAACTCGATGAACTCGAAACGTTTGTTGGCTCGAAAAAAACAGAATCTGGATCTGGAGCGCGGTCGATCATTTCACGACCGGAATTTTAGGTTGGGTACTGGGGGATCATAGTGCTGAAACATTTGAACTGCTGTGGAGGGTGGTTGAACAATGGCAATGCTACTTCTATGTCACGGATGGGTGGAAGGTCTATCCAGGTTTCATTCCCGATGGTGATCAAATCGTCTGCAAGACTTACATGACCCGAGTGGAATCGGAAAACACCCGGTTACGACACTACCTCGCTCGATTGCATCGCAAGACGCTGTGCTACTCCAAATCCGAGGAAAGGCTGAGACATTCGATTCGATTGTTACTGCACTACCTCAAGTTCTGGGACGTGCCAACTCCAGCCTGATTCATACCACTATTCAGCAACGCCCGAATTACTTTATTCTTTAGCTATGCGGCTTTAAGCAGGTGATGTAAGTTATTTGAGCGGTAAGCAAATTGTAAATTTTGCCCCCTGCCCAACCGAGCTACTTGCCGTGATCGTGCCCTGATGTGCCTGAATAATGCGCTGTGAGATCGCGAGTCCCAATCCCGTACTACTGCCTTTACGCGACGGATCACCCGTATAAAACTGTTCAAAAATTCGAGGCAATGCGGTTTGCTCGATCCCAGGTCCTTGATCTTGAATTGTTATCACGACCTGTTGCCCCTCTCGTGCCCCCGCGATAAAAACCTGAGAATCTTCTCTAGAGTGTTTGATAGCGTTGTCCAAAATGTTCAATAGGGCTTGCAGTAGTCGTTCTGGATCGCCGATGAGTGAAACCTTTGCGATATTGAGACGAAATGACATCTGACGCATCTGCATTCGCGTTTCTACGGCTCGAACGGCACGATCGATTAACTGCTGGAGATCGATCGTCTGCTGCTCCAATAAGGTTGCTCCGGCTTCTAATCGTCCCAAATCAAGCAAATCATGAATCAGTCGAGCTAATCGTCGTGTTTCATCTTCAATTGACTCAAAGAAGCGATCTCGTAAGTGCGGCTCTTCCACGGCTCCGTTTTGCAGGGCTTCTACGGTGACTTGAATGTTACTAATCGGGGTGCGAAGTTCGTGTGAGACATTGGCGAGAAATGTCCGGCGCTCTTGATCGAGTGATGCTAACCGTTCACTCATGCGATTGAGTTCGAGCGCGAGTTCATCTAATTCATTGCTTTGGCGAATGCTTAATTTATCGCCAAAATGGCCCCCACCCAAGCGAATCGCAAAATTTCGCATCGTTTGAATCGGAATGGAAAAACTTCTGGCTAAACGATCGCTGATCACTGCACACAGAAGCATTGTTAGCAACAACACCCCTATTACCGTCCACCACAGAAATGAAAATTGCCGCTGGAATTGCTCAAGCGTTACGGACATTCGCAGCACACCCAAAAGCTGTCCATTGCGACGAATAGGACGTGCAATGTACAAGCGATCGTCGTTCGCTAATACGCCTTTTGCAGTTCCCTGCGCCATCTGATTTTGTAAAGCTTCTCGCACACCTGGAACCACCAGCCAGTTTGTGATGTGATGGTCTTCATAAGCAGAGGATGCCAGTAGCTGCCCTTTTGGACTTAGAACACGCACGGTTACTGTTTCGGGTTTACCATGACGTTCCATCAACTGCTGGACACGCTGAACATTTTCTCGCTCTAGCTCATCTGCAACACCTTCACTGATCGCAGTTGTCCAATTTTCTAAATCCGTTTGTCGCATCTGCATAAAGTACGCGGAGAGCGATCGCAACAGAAACCCTGCCATTAGCGAAGTTCCCAGCACCGTGAGCAGCCAGTATGTGACTAACAGCTTTGTGTGTAACGAATTCCACCGAATTGCACCCAATCGTTTCAGCCACATTGCCCCTAATCCATGAGCGGCGATCCTTCTGCCGCCGAGCGTCGCCGCAGAACCGCTCGAATGCGTGCTAACAATTCTCGTGTGTTAAATGGCTTCGTGATGTAGTCATCGGCTCCTGCTTCGAGTCCCCACACTTTATCGATGTCTTGATCTTTTGCAGTCAGCATCACAATAGGAACATCGGAAAATGCCCGGATGCGCCAACACACCTCCATGCCGCCTATCTCTGGTAGCATCAGATCCAGCAAAATGACATCCGGCACTTGCTTATGAAATAGTTTCAATGCCGCAGCACCATCTGATGCAGTTGTGACTCCATAGCCCTCCTTCTGCAAAGCGTAGCTCAGGCTATCACGCAGCGGTGCTTCATCATCAACCAGTAAGACATGAGGCATAATTCGTAACTTAGATAGTCCGGTATAAAATATGTCCCTCGTATCTATTTTCATACCTCCTCCTTAAGAGATAACTTGTTCAATCTCGGAGTGTAATATCAAATCGATTTAGTATAAAGTCACGTCCCCTCTCCGCCCACTTTCAAGTTTTTCCGTGGATAGAATTCCTATGACTGAAGCCTTGACTCCCCCGACACAGCACCAACATCACACTTGCGGTTCCCTAGTGAATGAATGTCAGAGTTGCCTAAAGTCAAGGTTAGCTTCTTCAGGATCTAAGGCTGTTATTGCTTCTTGATATCGCTGCTCCACATCATGGAGATCGC contains:
- the fahA gene encoding fumarylacetoacetase, with the protein product MTCTIDSTHDPNLRSWVNSANQADTDFPIQNLPFGVFQERGRSETPHIGVAIGDQILDLVACQKLGLLEELPEALKAACCASTLNSLMALGKTASLRLRHHLSQLLRVGQAPDSRILVSMSDAQLLLPATIGDYTDFYASIFHATTVGKLFRPDNPLLPNYKYVPIAYHGRASSIVPTGTSIKRPYGQQKQANSSTPTFAPSQMLDYELEVGCFVGRGNELGDTISIDQAEDHLFGLCLVNDWSARDIQAWEYQPLGPFLSKSFATTISPWIVTMEALAPFRGSAFARSVDDPPILPYLTSSTNQSTGGIQIRLEVMLSSARMRQEKIAPLRLSQSKFQHMYWTAAQMLTHHASNGCNLRPGDLFASGTVSGNEAGTQGCLLELTQRGAQPIVLPSGEMRSFLVEGDEVTLQGYCEEEGYIKIGMGKCQGIVAGT
- a CDS encoding helix-turn-helix domain-containing protein, which produces MAGVYKLEIQESTEELKQLLRAQTTATGKERLQVLYLLQTKQAKTVQAAARLIGRNRVTVQDWLQHYRIGSIAALLMSKKRRCIMGV
- the hppD gene encoding 4-hydroxyphenylpyruvate dioxygenase, with translation MAELFPILCFDHLEFHVGNARQAASFYETFFKFTNTAYRGLETGSRKVASYVMQQGAIRLVLSTALNSDHPIAQSVLKHGDHVAVIAVQVPNVADAYQQVTARGAIAAMPPTLAEDETGILQYAAIHIYGDVILKFVDRQNYRGIFAPQFQPRHAVSPNHEAGLQTIDHIVGNVEQGAMEHWVKFFADTMGFQLLVHFDDAAISTEYSALMSKVVQDGSGKIKLPINEPALRKGKSQIQEYLEFHQGAGVQHIAYSTHNIVETVTKLKQAGVEFLHVPSSYYQDLETRVGKIDESIERLAELGILVDRDQEGYLLQIFTQPVEDRPTLFFEIIERHGAQSFGEGNFKALFEAIEREQALRGNL
- a CDS encoding response regulator — its product is MPHVLLVDDEAPLRDSLSYALQKEGYGVTTASDGAAALKLFHKQVPDVILLDLMLPEIGGMEVCWRIRAFSDVPIVMLTAKDQDIDKVWGLEAGADDYITKPFNTRELLARIRAVLRRRSAAEGSPLMD
- a CDS encoding IS1 family transposase (programmed frameshift), translating into MQCPECQSTHIRKNGKKKGKQNHICVDCGRQFIDHYDPSPGYSEQVKRECLLMYTNGMGSRAIERVKGAHQTTIIHWVKQVGQNLPDAYAPDQSPQVGELDELETFVGSKKNRIWIWSAVDHFTTGILGWVLGDHSAETFELLWRVVEQWQCYFYVTDGWKVYPGFIPDGDQIVCKTYMTRVESENTRLRHYLARLHRKTLCYSKSEERLRHSIRLLLHYLKFWDVPTPA
- a CDS encoding sensor histidine kinase → MWLKRLGAIRWNSLHTKLLVTYWLLTVLGTSLMAGFLLRSLSAYFMQMRQTDLENWTTAISEGVADELERENVQRVQQLMERHGKPETVTVRVLSPKGQLLASSAYEDHHITNWLVVPGVREALQNQMAQGTAKGVLANDDRLYIARPIRRNGQLLGVLRMSVTLEQFQRQFSFLWWTVIGVLLLTMLLCAVISDRLARSFSIPIQTMRNFAIRLGGGHFGDKLSIRQSNELDELALELNRMSERLASLDQERRTFLANVSHELRTPISNIQVTVEALQNGAVEEPHLRDRFFESIEDETRRLARLIHDLLDLGRLEAGATLLEQQTIDLQQLIDRAVRAVETRMQMRQMSFRLNIAKVSLIGDPERLLQALLNILDNAIKHSREDSQVFIAGAREGQQVVITIQDQGPGIEQTALPRIFEQFYTGDPSRKGSSTGLGLAISQRIIQAHQGTITASSSVGQGAKFTICLPLK